In the genome of Ananas comosus cultivar F153 linkage group 11, ASM154086v1, whole genome shotgun sequence, one region contains:
- the LOC109716991 gene encoding LOW QUALITY PROTEIN: probable NADH kinase (The sequence of the model RefSeq protein was modified relative to this genomic sequence to represent the inferred CDS: inserted 2 bases in 1 codon) translates to MARRRVLLLLKPFDVYPPRPNPTVAAAAAAAAASSSSSPRTINPRLLSFLDDRRRVHKDTINFCRSVLERKALDWELVLRNHLSCPIHHVDLVITVGGDGTLLQASHFLDGSTPVVGVNSDPTRVKEVDEFSDEFDATRSTGYLCAASAENFEEVLDEILEGRKHPTELSRISVNLNGSRMPTFALNDILVSHPCPASVSRFSFRIKSKCGKSSHLVNSRSSGFRVCTAAGSTXPISSRELQYIVREPILPQDSDISLMHGVIKSNESMRLEWYSQEGVVYVDGSHVVHSIRHGDSIEMSSEAPILKVFLPQRLTS, encoded by the exons ATGGCGCGGCGGCGGGTGCTGCTGCTTCTGAAGCCCTTCGACGTCTATCCGCCGCGTCCCAACCctaccgtcgccgccgccgccgccgccgccgccgcttcctccTCGTCTTCGCCTCGCACCATCAATCCCAGG CTTCTAAGTTTCTTGGACGACAGACGCAGAGTTCACAAGGACACAATTAATTTCTGTCGAAGTGTATTGGAACGAAAAGCTCTTGATTGGGAACTGGTATTGCGTAACCATTTGTCGTGTCCAATTCATCACGTGGATCTCGTGATTACTGTTGGTGGGGATGGCACTCTCTTACAGGCGAGCCACTTCTTAGATGGCTCAACTCCAGTTGTAGGAGTTAACTCGGATCCTACACGAGTCAAAGAG GTGGATGAGTTCAGTGATGAGTTTGATGCAACAAGAAGCACAGGCTATCTCTGTGCTGCTTCTGCCGAAAATTTTGAGGAG GTACTTGATGAAATCCTCGAGGGTCGAAAACATCCTACTGAACTCTCAAGAATATCAGTAAACCTAAATGGTAGTCGCATGCCAACATTTGCTCTTAACGATATTTTGGTGTCACATCCTTGTCCAGCATCCGTATCTCGGTTCTCATTTCG AATCAAAAGCAAGTGTGGCAAGAGCTCACACTTAGTTAACAGCCGATCAAGCGGCTTCAGGGTCTGCACAGCTGCAGGATCAAC GCCGATCTCAAGCCGCGAACTTCAGTACATAGTAAGAGAGCCCATTTTGCCTCAAGATTCAGACATTTCATTGATGCATGGTGTGATCAAATCCAACGAATCAATGCGTCTTGAATGGTATAGTCAAGAAGGCGTAGTGTACGTCGACGGTTCACATGTAGTCCATTCGATCCGGCATGGAGATAGCATCGAGATGTCATCAGAGGCCCCAATTTTGAAAGTATTTTTGCCTCAAAGATTGACCAGTTAG
- the LOC109717006 gene encoding protein VTE6, chloroplastic, which translates to MAFALLAPLRKPPPSSLPLLRPSSSPTSLSSIPFPKTRAPDPKPRFSRMLLPPNVLSLSDLAGLQSSLVDLLRTSPPTWESAIANNLVIFLLGSPILVAGLSPSGIGAAFLLGTLTWRAFGSSGFLLVAAYFIAGTAATKLKIKQKEALGVAEKRSGRRGPGSVIGSSAAGCVCALLSIYGIGGASFSGLWRLGFVASYCTKLSDTVSSEIGKAYGKTTYLVTTLKVVPRGTEGAISVEGTIAGLLASILLASVGYFLGEVDVLQAAICVLASQIANFGESLIGAALQEKDGYKWLNNDLVNVINISIGSILAVLMQQLVLLRL; encoded by the exons ATGGCTTTCGCTCTCCTCGCTCCTCTCCGTAAACCCCCTCCCTCATCCCTTCCTCTTCTtcgcccctcctcctctcccaccTCCCTCTCCTCTATCCCCTTCCCCAAAACCCGAGCTCCCGACCCAAAACCTAGGTTTTCTAGGATGCTGCTCCCTCCCAACGTCCTCTCCCTCTCGGACCTCGCGGGCCTGCAAAGCTCCCTCGTCGATCTGTTGCGGACGTCTCCTCCGACGTGGGAATCCGCCATTGCTAACAATCTCGTTATCTTCCTCCTCGGATCGCCCATCCTCGTCGCGGGACTCTCCCCTTCGGGGATAGGAGCGGCTTTTTTGCTCGGCACTTTGACTTGGAGAGCCTTTGGATCATCTGGGTTTCTGCTTGTCGCCGCATACTTTATTGCA GGAACAGCAGCAACGAAGTTGAAGATTAAACAAAAAGAAGCTTTAGGAGTGGCTGAGAAAAGGAGCGGACGGAGAGGACCAGGCAGTGTGATTGGTTCCAGTGCTGCTGGCTGTGTTTGTGCTTTGCTATCAATATATGGTATTGGAGGAGCTTCATTTTCAGGGCTCTGGCGACTTGGCTTTGTTGCTAGTTACTGTACTAAGTTGAGTGACACAGTTTCCAGTGAAATAGGCAAAGCATATGGGAAAACAAC CTACCTGGTGACAACATTGAAGGTAGTCCCAAGAGGAACAGAAGGGGCAATTAGTGTTGAGGGAACGATTGCTGGACTTTTAGCTTCAATTCTCCTTGCTAGTGTCGGTTATTTTCTGGGAGAG GTGGATGTACTGCAAGCCGCCATATGTGTTCTTGCATCCCAGATTGCGAATTTTGGTGAGAGCCTGATTGGTGCTGCACTGCAAGAAAAGGATGGTTATAAATGG CTGAACAATGACCTTGTCAACGTAATCAACATCTCCATTGGCAGCATCTTGGCGGTTCTGATGCAGCAGTTAGTGCTATTGCGTCTGTGA
- the LOC109717183 gene encoding protein TOO MANY MOUTHS: MSSPPPPPPRPPPLFLSLSLSLPMLLLLLLLLSLPPTNPHAAHSIKQAQMMLMDPPEKETLFRIMEAMSSDRDWRGSTPDPCSPGSSWPGIECKPSSADAYLHVTRLDFGASPNPSCRPNATFPSELVFDLPFLQSLFFFRCFTSAKTTLSFPLQGPPAYASLQQLSLRSNPALLGAIPPHISLLTSLQVLTLSQNHLHGSIPRGLGDLTSLVRLDLSYNSLSGPIPPQIAGLKSLVGLDLSYNSLTGAVPPAIGQLPLLQKLDLSSNKLTGSIPESVESLGCLVFLALSNNMLSGRLPDGLQKLQNLQCFIMDDNPMFAPLPAQLGRLANLQELRLASSGYSGTIPGSFASLSNLTTLSLENNNLTGEIPAGLSGLRRMYHLNLSRNMLSGVVPFNAGFLRRLGRNLDLGGNVGLCLNDSESYESAHAGVDVCGDNSTGAFAASSSSMQKPLAWGSRWSFISSALWILLSIAGSHTLMGVWEWYYVLL, encoded by the coding sequence AtgtcctctcctcctcctcctccgcctcgtcctcctccccttttcctctccctctccctctccctgccaatgctgctgctgctgctgctgcttctctctcttcccccgaCCAACCCCCACGCCGCCCACAGCATCAAACAGGCCCAGATGATGCTCATGGACCCCCCCGAGAAAGAGACCCTCTTCCGCATAATGGAGGCCATGTCCTCTGACAGGGACTGGAGGGGCTCTACCCCTGACCCCTGCAGCCCGGGCTCCTCCTGGCCTGGGATCGAGTGCAAGCCCAGCAGCGCAGATGCCTACTTGCACGTCACCAGGCTCGACTTCGGGGCCTCCCCGAACCCCTCCTGCAGGCCCAACGCCACATTCCCCTCCGAGCTGGTCTTCGACCTCCCCTTCCTCCaatccctcttcttcttccgctGCTTCACCTCCGCCAAAACCACCCTCTCCTTCCCCCTGCAGGGACCACCGGCCTACGCCTCGCTCCAGCAGCTCAGCCTCCGATCGAACCCGGCCCTGCTCGGCGCCATTCCGCCCCACATCTCCCTGCTCACCTCGCTTCAGGTCCTCACGCTCTCTCAGAACCACCTCCACGGGAGCATTCCTCGGGGCCTCGGCGACCTCACCTCCCTCGTCCGCCTGGACCTCAGCTACAACTCCCTCTCGGGCCCCATTCCTCCCCAGATTGCCGGCCTGAAGAGCCTCGTGGGCCTCGACCTCAGCTACAACTCCCTCACCGGCGCCGTCCCACCGGCGATCGGCCAGCTGCCTCTGCTCCAGAAGCTCGATCTGAGCTCCAACAAGCTCACGGGGAGCATTCCGGAGAGCGTGGAGAGCCTCGGCTGCTTGGTCTTCTTGGCTCTCAGCAACAACATGCTCAGCGGGCGGCTCCCAGATGGGCTGCAGAAGCTGCAGAACCTCCAGTGCTTCATAATGGACGACAATCCCATGTTCGCCCCGCTCCCCGCTCAGCTCGGCAGATTGGCCAACCTCCAGGAGCTGAGGCTTGCTAGCTCGGGATACTCCGGTACCATTCCGGGGAGCTTCGCTTCGTTAAGCAACCTCACCACTCTGTCCCTGGAGAACAACAACCTCACAGGGGAGATACCTGCGGGTCTCAGCGGGCTGAGGAGGATGTACCACCTGAATTTGAGCAGGAACATGCTATCAGGGGTTGTGCCCTTCAACGCTGGGTTTCTGAGGAGGCTCGGGAGGAACCTCGACTTGGGTGGGAATGTGGGGCTCTGCTTGAATGATTCTGAGAGCTATGAGAGCGCGCATGCCGGTGTCGATGTGTGCGGAGACAACAGTACTGGAGCTTTTGCTGCCTCTTCATCTTCAATGCAGAAACCACTGGCCTGGGGGAGCAGGTGGAGCTTCATCTCTTCTGCCTTGTGGATTCTACTATCAATTGCTGGGTCTCATACTCTCATGGGTGTTTGGGAGTGGTACTATGTTCTACTCTAA